Proteins encoded by one window of Streptomyces uncialis:
- a CDS encoding MDR family MFS transporter → MSVRGPGGAVGRALRETVSGLPREFWWLWTSTLVNRLGGFVATFMALYLTLERGYSASFAGLVAALYGLGGVISSLGGGVMADRLGRRPTLLVAQTSTAVSVALLGFVQHPAAIAAVAFLVGAASNASRPAVQAMMADIVRPEDRVRAFSLNYWAINLGFAISSIAAGFIAEYSYLAGFLGEAVMTLACAIVVFVKLPESRPVRTEQEKAAEPEVGLGTVLRDGRFMGVVGLSFLISLIFMQSSVGLPIAMGEAGFTPADFGLAMAVNGVLIVALQIPVTRFIQHRDPRMLLIASSVVVGLGFGLTAFADSVAVFSLTVCVWTLAEIVNAPTQTGLVVRLSPTHGRGRYQGMYTLSWAVASLIAPLMSGQMIDRYGADWLWASCALLGVIAALGYWALMRGLPPLERSESPVQIPVPADDEARTEAVPTTAPAPAVTVTDVSVPPAAPNDPLTKREPVA, encoded by the coding sequence ATGAGCGTCAGAGGTCCCGGCGGCGCCGTCGGGCGCGCGCTGCGCGAAACCGTGTCCGGGCTGCCCCGGGAGTTCTGGTGGCTGTGGACCAGCACCCTGGTCAACCGGCTCGGCGGCTTCGTCGCGACCTTCATGGCGCTCTACCTGACCCTGGAGCGCGGCTACTCCGCCTCCTTCGCGGGACTCGTCGCCGCCCTCTACGGCCTCGGCGGTGTGATCTCGTCCCTCGGCGGCGGGGTCATGGCCGACCGGCTGGGCCGCCGCCCCACCCTGCTCGTCGCGCAGACCTCCACGGCCGTGTCCGTCGCGCTGCTGGGCTTCGTCCAGCACCCCGCCGCGATCGCGGCCGTCGCCTTCCTCGTCGGCGCGGCCAGCAACGCGTCCCGGCCGGCCGTCCAGGCGATGATGGCCGACATCGTCCGCCCCGAGGACCGGGTCCGCGCGTTCTCCCTCAACTACTGGGCGATCAACCTCGGCTTCGCGATCTCCTCCATCGCCGCCGGGTTCATCGCCGAGTACAGCTATCTCGCCGGATTCCTCGGCGAGGCCGTGATGACCCTCGCCTGCGCGATCGTCGTCTTCGTGAAGCTGCCCGAGTCCCGTCCGGTGCGCACCGAGCAGGAGAAGGCCGCCGAGCCGGAGGTGGGCCTCGGGACCGTGCTGCGCGACGGCCGGTTCATGGGTGTGGTCGGGCTGTCGTTCCTGATCTCGCTGATCTTCATGCAGAGCTCGGTGGGACTGCCGATCGCGATGGGCGAGGCGGGATTCACGCCCGCCGACTTCGGGCTCGCCATGGCCGTGAACGGCGTCCTGATCGTCGCCCTCCAGATCCCCGTCACCCGCTTCATCCAGCACCGCGACCCGCGCATGCTGCTGATCGCGTCGTCGGTCGTGGTGGGCCTCGGCTTCGGCCTGACCGCGTTCGCGGACTCGGTCGCCGTGTTCAGCCTGACGGTCTGTGTCTGGACCCTGGCCGAGATCGTGAACGCCCCCACCCAGACGGGCCTGGTCGTCCGGCTCTCCCCGACCCACGGCCGGGGCCGCTACCAGGGCATGTACACCTTGTCCTGGGCCGTCGCGAGCCTGATCGCCCCGCTGATGTCCGGCCAGATGATCGACCGCTACGGCGCGGACTGGCTCTGGGCGAGCTGCGCGCTCCTCGGCGTGATCGCGGCGCTCGGCTACTGGGCGCTGATGCGGGGGCTGCCGCCGCTGGAACGCTCCGAGTCGCCGGTGCAGATCCCCGTGCCGGCGGACGACGAGGCCAGGACCGAAGCGGTCCCCACGACCGCCCCCGCCCCCGCCGTGACGGTGACCGACGTTTCCGTGCCCCCGGCCGCCCCCAACGACCCGCTCACGAAGCGGGAACCGGTGGCCTGA
- a CDS encoding phosphoglyceromutase: MADAPYKLILLRHGESEWNAKNLFTGWVDVNLTEKGEKEAIRGGELLKDAGLLPDVVHTSLQKRAIRTAQLALESADRLWLPVHRSWRLNERHYGALQGKDKAQTLAEFGEEQFMLWRRSYDTPPPALEDGTEFSQSGDARYATIPPELRPRTECLKDVVVRMLPYWYDGIVPDLLAGRTVLVAAHGNSLRALVKHLDGVSDEDIAGLNIPTGIPLAYELDAEFRPLKPGGTYLDPAAAAAAIEAVKNQGKKK; this comes from the coding sequence ATGGCCGACGCACCGTACAAGCTGATCCTCCTCCGCCACGGCGAGAGCGAGTGGAACGCGAAGAACCTGTTCACCGGCTGGGTGGACGTCAACCTGACCGAGAAGGGCGAGAAGGAGGCGATCCGCGGCGGTGAGCTGCTGAAGGACGCCGGCCTGCTGCCCGATGTCGTGCACACCTCGCTCCAGAAGCGCGCGATCCGGACCGCCCAGCTCGCGCTGGAGTCGGCCGACCGCCTCTGGCTGCCGGTGCACCGCAGCTGGCGCCTGAACGAGCGCCACTACGGCGCCCTCCAGGGCAAGGACAAGGCCCAGACCCTCGCCGAGTTCGGCGAGGAGCAGTTCATGCTCTGGCGCCGCTCGTACGACACGCCGCCGCCCGCGCTGGAGGACGGCACGGAGTTCTCGCAGAGCGGGGACGCGCGCTACGCGACGATCCCGCCGGAGCTGCGCCCCCGTACGGAGTGCCTGAAGGACGTCGTCGTCCGGATGCTCCCGTACTGGTACGACGGCATCGTCCCGGACCTCCTCGCGGGCCGCACGGTCCTCGTCGCCGCCCACGGCAACAGCCTGCGCGCGCTGGTCAAGCACCTGGACGGCGTCTCGGACGAGGACATCGCGGGCCTCAACATCCCCACGGGCATCCCCCTCGCCTACGAGCTCGACGCGGAGTTCCGCCCCCTGAAGCCGGGCGGCACGTACCTCGACCCGGCCGCTGCGGCGGCAGCCATCGAGGCGGTCAAGAACCAGGGCAAGAAGAAGTAG
- a CDS encoding transposase family protein: MVTYVATLDVPRHVVDYLSRLLAAHRRHIGTPRGSRALGPFRQAVLVLRWFRERGCVHCLARDANISQATGYRYLHEGIDVLAEHAPDLHEVLARCRREGMTHVVLDGTLIECDRVAGVRENGNDLWFSQKHKAFGGNIQFLSAPDGTPLWVSDVEPGSVPDITAARIHVLPALYKAATAGLPTLADKGYIGAGIGIRVPVRRPKGRSERALHIDTRMTNTLIRHLRALGERTVAELKQRWRTLQHITLSPSRVGDITRAALVLNGIWK; encoded by the coding sequence TTGGTCACCTATGTTGCCACGCTCGACGTCCCACGCCACGTCGTGGACTACCTGTCCCGCCTGCTCGCAGCACACCGACGGCACATCGGTACCCCGCGCGGCAGCCGGGCCCTGGGCCCGTTCCGCCAGGCCGTGCTGGTCCTGCGCTGGTTCCGCGAGCGCGGCTGCGTGCACTGCCTGGCCCGCGACGCCAACATCTCCCAGGCCACCGGCTACCGCTACCTGCACGAAGGCATCGACGTCCTTGCCGAGCATGCCCCGGACCTGCACGAGGTCCTCGCCCGCTGTCGACGCGAAGGCATGACACACGTGGTCCTGGACGGGACGCTCATCGAATGCGACCGCGTGGCCGGTGTCCGCGAGAACGGCAACGACCTGTGGTTCAGCCAGAAACACAAGGCATTCGGCGGCAACATCCAGTTCCTGTCCGCCCCGGACGGCACCCCATTGTGGGTCTCCGACGTCGAGCCCGGCAGCGTCCCCGACATCACCGCCGCCCGCATCCACGTGCTGCCCGCGCTGTACAAGGCGGCCACCGCCGGCCTGCCGACCCTGGCCGACAAGGGCTACATCGGCGCGGGCATCGGCATCCGCGTTCCCGTCCGCCGCCCAAAAGGCCGCTCCGAGCGCGCACTTCACATCGACACCCGCATGACAAACACCCTGATCCGACACCTCCGAGCCCTCGGCGAGCGCACCGTCGCCGAGCTCAAACAGCGATGGCGCACCTTGCAGCACATCACGCTCAGCCCCAGCCGGGTCGGCGACATCACCCGAGCCGCCCTCGTCCTCAACGGAATCTGGAAATGA
- a CDS encoding helix-turn-helix transcriptional regulator → MALPLPSRCLTPDDLVEMFELPSVETVYQWRRKRTGPRGFRVGRHLRFDPDDVQAWVDSRRSEAAA, encoded by the coding sequence ATGGCGCTCCCTCTGCCGAGTCGCTGTCTGACGCCCGACGACCTGGTCGAGATGTTCGAGCTGCCCAGCGTCGAGACGGTCTACCAGTGGCGCCGCAAGCGGACCGGACCCCGCGGCTTCCGTGTCGGCCGGCACCTCCGATTCGACCCCGACGACGTACAGGCCTGGGTCGACTCCCGCCGGAGCGAGGCGGCTGCCTGA
- a CDS encoding AAA family ATPase: MRDTTKRSQDIRISSVELHGFRGVPTSLAVSFTNNNDHPISTIIFGDNGSGKSSIVDAVEWACQGRVARSSAFRGTARPSLINLATPAQECSVRVRLSSDVLVERTARIEYEGAIRVSGDPIPEEFGRVPMMLKRADILRFLDTAPSKRGILFLDHVFDDIDQFTPRNLSTPDQFAIEEERHEVKRQMRESAEALAKMLSISPPPYDANDIEHMIAIDVYKGIQEFDRSRVTVPRGVQQKVDEIFAFRAKVKQLNKEARRLKIPDDSGRGVDRVRAMQNLLGEVGGWLTESFLSVTQASHVRRIQPAFGRISALSLELNVELSSGSTVTPQQVFSEGYQDLIALLYFLAVARAAGEQGQARVLILDDVLQSVDAGIRVAVMELIVKDFKAWQLLITVHDRFWRTQVRDIFQRAGTPVGEVEIRRWSFGDGPNVTTAGNETESALWNALSGNDPFAVCGLAGRLLEQMCDRMSWVIPVSVKRKRGDAYTLADTWAGTMKELKRTSCADDVTSVDRWIHLRNLAGAHYNEWAEGLSWDEAESFGYSVLDLYSHLRCRQCSQWVTKTSAYSYACKCMGTKIDPA, from the coding sequence TTGAGAGATACAACTAAGCGCAGCCAGGACATACGCATTTCATCAGTCGAGCTGCACGGATTCAGAGGCGTCCCCACATCACTCGCTGTCTCCTTCACGAACAACAATGACCATCCGATCTCTACGATAATTTTCGGGGACAATGGTTCCGGTAAGTCGTCCATTGTTGACGCCGTCGAGTGGGCGTGCCAAGGGCGCGTCGCCCGAAGTTCCGCTTTTCGCGGAACTGCAAGACCGTCGCTAATCAATCTAGCGACACCTGCCCAGGAGTGCTCTGTGCGCGTCAGGTTGTCGAGTGACGTTCTGGTGGAACGAACAGCTCGTATCGAATACGAAGGAGCTATCCGAGTGAGCGGTGACCCCATACCCGAAGAGTTCGGGCGGGTCCCAATGATGCTCAAACGAGCCGATATTCTACGATTCCTCGACACGGCACCATCGAAACGCGGGATACTTTTTCTTGATCACGTATTCGACGATATCGATCAATTCACGCCACGGAATCTTTCCACTCCGGACCAGTTCGCTATAGAAGAAGAGCGGCACGAAGTTAAGCGTCAGATGCGTGAATCTGCAGAAGCGCTGGCAAAAATGCTCTCTATATCGCCGCCACCGTACGATGCTAACGACATCGAGCACATGATTGCGATCGATGTATATAAAGGGATTCAAGAATTTGATCGATCTCGCGTAACCGTACCGAGGGGCGTACAACAGAAGGTTGACGAGATCTTTGCTTTCAGAGCCAAAGTAAAGCAACTGAACAAGGAAGCTCGCAGGCTGAAGATTCCGGATGACAGCGGGCGGGGCGTTGACCGTGTTCGCGCGATGCAAAACCTGCTGGGTGAGGTGGGGGGGTGGCTAACCGAATCTTTTCTCTCTGTTACGCAAGCAAGTCACGTACGTCGGATCCAGCCCGCATTTGGCCGGATAAGTGCGCTTTCCCTTGAGTTAAACGTAGAGCTATCAAGCGGATCGACCGTAACTCCACAGCAGGTATTCAGCGAGGGATACCAGGATCTAATCGCACTGTTGTACTTTCTGGCCGTTGCGCGCGCGGCTGGTGAACAGGGGCAAGCTCGCGTCCTAATCCTCGATGATGTTTTGCAGAGCGTGGACGCAGGCATTCGCGTGGCCGTGATGGAACTTATAGTCAAAGATTTCAAAGCCTGGCAGCTTCTAATCACCGTTCATGACCGATTCTGGCGAACTCAAGTGAGAGACATATTCCAACGCGCCGGTACCCCCGTAGGTGAAGTCGAAATTCGGCGATGGTCATTCGGAGATGGGCCGAATGTAACTACAGCTGGCAATGAGACAGAATCGGCGCTTTGGAACGCCTTGAGCGGCAACGACCCATTCGCTGTCTGTGGCCTGGCTGGCCGCCTTCTGGAGCAAATGTGCGATCGAATGAGCTGGGTAATTCCGGTAAGCGTGAAACGCAAGCGAGGCGACGCCTACACACTCGCAGATACATGGGCAGGAACAATGAAAGAACTAAAGCGAACTTCCTGCGCAGACGACGTCACATCCGTAGACAGGTGGATCCACCTTCGCAACTTGGCAGGGGCGCACTACAACGAATGGGCGGAAGGACTCAGCTGGGACGAAGCCGAATCTTTTGGCTACTCGGTACTCGATCTCTATTCGCACCTGCGCTGTCGTCAATGCAGTCAATGGGTTACAAAGACATCCGCCTACTCCTACGCGTGTAAATGCATGGGCACAAAAATCGATCCGGCGTGA
- a CDS encoding peptidylprolyl isomerase, with protein MAEELFATLKTNQGDVEVRLLPDHAPKTVKNFVELANGDRQWIDPTTGQPSTEPLYDGTVFHRVIEGFMVQGGDPLGNGTGGPGYTFADEFHPDLAFTKPYLLAMANSGPGTNGSQFFITLSPTAWLTGKHTIFGEVADDASKRVVDAIGTTETNPRNDRPVRDVVIEKVVVGNR; from the coding sequence ATGGCGGAAGAGCTGTTCGCGACGTTGAAGACGAATCAGGGTGACGTCGAGGTCAGGCTGCTGCCGGACCACGCACCCAAGACGGTCAAGAACTTCGTCGAGCTGGCCAACGGCGACCGGCAGTGGATCGATCCGACGACCGGGCAGCCGAGCACCGAACCGCTCTACGACGGGACGGTGTTCCACCGGGTCATCGAGGGCTTCATGGTCCAGGGCGGTGATCCCCTCGGCAACGGGACGGGCGGACCCGGCTACACGTTCGCCGACGAGTTCCACCCGGACCTGGCATTCACCAAGCCCTATCTGCTGGCCATGGCGAACAGCGGGCCCGGCACCAACGGGTCCCAGTTCTTCATCACCCTGTCGCCTACCGCCTGGCTCACCGGCAAGCACACCATCTTCGGTGAAGTCGCCGACGACGCGAGCAAGCGGGTCGTCGACGCCATCGGCACGACGGAGACCAACCCCCGCAACGACCGCCCGGTGCGGGACGTGGTCATCGAGAAGGTCGTCGTCGGGAACCGCTGA
- a CDS encoding DUF5959 family protein gives MEPTYDGADLVHLADRPGTSGHSVVIRIRDSLSGDGYLDCEIAVTAESLNATFRAVVTPEDLEEWETVLETLASRRHAGWLGGGRVPSMRFRPDGHDRMAVTVHDAPSSGVTVTVPLFALPSGWVDAQRALLARARETNPRGTGGTAP, from the coding sequence ATGGAACCGACGTACGACGGGGCCGACTTGGTCCACTTGGCGGACCGGCCGGGGACGAGCGGCCACAGCGTCGTCATACGGATACGGGACTCCCTGTCGGGCGACGGCTACCTCGACTGCGAGATAGCCGTCACGGCGGAGTCCCTCAACGCCACGTTCCGGGCAGTGGTGACGCCGGAGGACCTGGAGGAGTGGGAGACGGTCCTGGAGACCTTGGCGTCCCGGAGGCACGCCGGATGGCTCGGCGGGGGGCGCGTCCCGTCCATGAGGTTCAGGCCCGACGGCCACGACCGGATGGCGGTGACCGTGCACGACGCGCCCTCGTCGGGGGTCACGGTCACCGTGCCCCTGTTCGCCCTGCCGTCGGGATGGGTCGACGCGCAGCGGGCCCTGCTCGCCCGGGCCCGGGAGACGAACCCGCGTGGGACGGGCGGGACGGCGCCGTGA
- a CDS encoding serine hydrolase domain-containing protein — protein MDGPPRDRVTDPSPSPSLEARLRPLLDTAKGGPAVAVSAIRGGERTALARGGDTGTRFETGSVTKTFTALLLAELVARREVRYDDPVARYLPRGAAAPPITLLHLATHTSGLPRLPPGLLTGSARRAWFSNPYAGYSSAELLTAFSRAEPRHRPGTRVRYSNFGAGLLGHALARAAGGSEEDPDADYGALLTERVLTPLGLTDTDCDPDRPQAQGHWRGHPRPVWLIPGLPAAGALRSSARDLLTVLTALLDPASSPAPPPLRAALADVQRPRLALPRSANRLCLVWNLRPRDGRPLLHHSGGTRGFTAFVGFLPRSGTALAALTNTAPTLGAPFIQAAYGTLCELDAGAGPGG, from the coding sequence GTGGACGGCCCACCCCGCGACCGGGTGACCGACCCGTCCCCGTCCCCGTCCCTCGAAGCCCGGCTGCGGCCACTGCTGGACACCGCCAAGGGCGGGCCGGCCGTGGCCGTGTCGGCGATCCGGGGCGGCGAACGGACCGCGCTGGCGCGCGGCGGTGACACCGGCACCCGCTTCGAGACCGGTTCGGTCACCAAGACGTTCACCGCGCTGCTGCTCGCGGAGCTGGTCGCCCGGCGCGAGGTCCGGTACGACGACCCCGTCGCCCGCTATCTGCCGCGCGGCGCCGCCGCCCCGCCGATCACCCTGCTGCATCTGGCCACCCACACCTCCGGGCTGCCCCGGCTGCCCCCGGGCCTGCTGACCGGCTCGGCCCGCCGCGCGTGGTTCAGCAACCCGTACGCGGGATACTCCTCCGCCGAGCTGCTGACGGCGTTCTCCCGTGCCGAGCCACGCCACCGCCCCGGCACCCGGGTGCGGTACTCCAACTTCGGGGCCGGACTGCTCGGCCACGCGCTGGCCCGCGCGGCGGGAGGCAGTGAGGAGGACCCGGACGCAGACTACGGCGCCCTCCTCACCGAACGGGTCCTCACCCCCCTGGGCCTGACGGACACCGACTGCGACCCCGATCGCCCCCAGGCCCAGGGCCATTGGCGCGGGCACCCCCGTCCCGTCTGGCTGATCCCCGGCCTGCCCGCCGCAGGGGCCCTGCGCTCCAGCGCCCGGGACCTGCTCACCGTGCTGACGGCACTGCTCGACCCGGCGTCGAGCCCCGCACCCCCGCCCCTGCGCGCGGCCCTGGCCGACGTCCAGCGCCCGCGACTCGCGCTCCCCCGCTCGGCCAACCGCCTCTGCCTCGTCTGGAACCTCCGCCCCCGCGACGGCCGCCCCCTCCTCCACCACTCGGGCGGCACCCGCGGCTTCACCGCCTTCGTGGGCTTCCTCCCCCGCTCCGGCACGGCCCTCGCGGCCCTGACGAACACGGCCCCGACCCTGGGCGCCCCCTTCATCCAGGCTGCTTACGGGACGCTGTGCGAGCTGGACGCGGGGGCGGGCCCGGGGGGCTGA